In the genome of Paenibacillus sp. FSL R5-0766, one region contains:
- a CDS encoding 3'-5' exonuclease, which produces MKITLLPDTYFIENLSVSSLQDRMYCIFDLEGTGINPVVESVTQFGAMHYQRGQQCNTTFSSLTRANKPIPEPVAKLTGISNEDMVEAPSFVEAFQEFQEFIGDNVLVTQAGYEYDLPILKRHCDEYGLPMLTNPVLDTKAMFTYIHPEINEVVSTDFLIRYYDLNTDGIHRHNALADCGVIARIIESILSEYEELQLDHFTADPNRMMKRFVIPEMYLT; this is translated from the coding sequence ATGAAAATTACGCTTTTGCCTGATACATACTTTATTGAAAATCTAAGCGTATCTTCATTACAGGATAGAATGTACTGCATATTTGATCTTGAAGGTACAGGCATTAATCCTGTGGTGGAGAGTGTGACTCAATTTGGTGCGATGCATTACCAAAGAGGTCAACAATGTAATACAACATTTTCTTCACTGACACGCGCGAACAAACCAATACCAGAACCTGTGGCGAAATTAACAGGAATTTCGAATGAGGATATGGTAGAGGCTCCGTCGTTCGTAGAAGCATTTCAGGAATTTCAGGAATTTATTGGTGATAACGTTCTTGTGACACAAGCCGGATATGAATATGACCTGCCCATCTTGAAGCGGCATTGTGATGAGTATGGGCTTCCGATGTTGACCAACCCGGTGCTCGATACAAAAGCGATGTTCACCTACATTCATCCTGAAATTAACGAGGTCGTTTCTACAGATTTTCTGATTCGGTATTACGATCTGAATACAGATGGAATTCACAGGCACAATGCTTTGGCAGATTGTGGTGTGATTGCTCGTATCATTGAAAGTATTCTTAGCGAATATGAGGAACTTCAATTGGATCATTTTACAGCCGATCCTAATCGAATGATGAAGCGGTTTGTTATACCTGAGATGTATCTGACATGA
- a CDS encoding GNAT family N-acetyltransferase — protein MTESSSLNPIMLTIPESFHTERLTIRAPQWGDGAAVNEAVRESAEQLRLWLPFAEKIPSLEESEVTVRKARLQYLERTDMMLHLRDRHTDEFVGSSGLHRIDWNARCFEIGYWIRTSRAGEGLMTEAVRGIEQFAITHLEANRLEIRCDARNVRSAKVAERAGYTLEGILRKMRRDSTGTLVDYMVFSKVRGSEFGG, from the coding sequence ATGACAGAATCGTCTTCATTAAATCCGATCATGTTAACGATTCCCGAGAGCTTCCACACGGAACGCCTCACAATTCGAGCACCGCAGTGGGGGGATGGCGCAGCCGTTAATGAAGCGGTCCGTGAGAGTGCGGAGCAGCTGCGGTTGTGGTTACCTTTTGCCGAGAAAATCCCTTCATTGGAAGAGTCTGAAGTGACTGTTCGCAAAGCAAGGCTGCAATATCTGGAGCGTACCGACATGATGTTACATTTGCGTGATAGACATACGGATGAATTCGTAGGCAGCAGCGGGTTGCATCGCATTGACTGGAATGCACGCTGTTTTGAGATCGGTTACTGGATTCGAACATCGCGAGCTGGTGAGGGTTTGATGACGGAAGCGGTGAGAGGCATTGAGCAATTTGCCATTACTCATCTGGAGGCGAACCGGCTGGAGATCCGCTGTGATGCCCGCAATGTGCGAAGTGCCAAAGTAGCCGAACGAGCGGGTTATACGCTGGAAGGTATACTGCGCAAGATGCGGCGGGACAGTACAGGTACGCTGGTTGATTATATGGTTTTCTCCAAAGTCAGAGGCAGTGAGTTCGGAGGGTAA
- a CDS encoding RidA family protein, producing MIEARLNELGIILPQASAPAAKYANAVIVNGIMYVSGKGPDTSERGKLGSDFTTEQGYDFARNAGLEVLAVVRDVLGSLDRVKRVVKVQGFINASASYQEHHKVLNGFSDLMMEVFGDQGVHARSVFGAVSVRDNLPLIIDSIFQVEE from the coding sequence ATGATTGAAGCGAGATTAAATGAACTGGGGATCATTTTGCCACAGGCCAGTGCCCCCGCAGCGAAATACGCCAATGCCGTTATTGTGAATGGAATTATGTATGTATCCGGGAAAGGACCGGATACCTCCGAACGTGGCAAACTGGGATCAGACTTCACAACAGAGCAGGGGTATGATTTTGCCCGGAACGCTGGATTGGAGGTGCTTGCTGTCGTTCGAGATGTGCTGGGTTCACTGGATCGGGTAAAGAGAGTGGTTAAAGTGCAAGGCTTCATCAATGCGTCCGCTTCGTATCAGGAGCATCATAAAGTGCTGAATGGATTCTCGGATCTGATGATGGAGGTATTCGGGGATCAGGGGGTACACGCTCGTTCCGTATTCGGTGCAGTGTCCGTAAGGGATAATTTGCCGCTGATCATTGATTCTATTTTTCAGGTAGAGGAGTAG
- a CDS encoding arginine deiminase family protein, with protein MKKKSLKWVGSTALSLALVASILPVAGATGVSKVNRVTEVNGTVTTKSEKNNVYVESEFATLKRVVLTQSEAFMHFNFDDFPEGDMPMPEGGMSMNTDPVEAQKKWEKEREDLKKILEKYGVEVQRPRLLNEKEKQLGAVKDGITGGEGVTNFFVRDPFFTIGNHLIEGSFKSAYRRLEVLPVRSILDKEAAQNNVPHVAVPQPDVSKGINSAAGPYLEGGDILVYGKTVFVGNSGLASNKAGIDWLRNYLTPSGYKVVEVKLEPGTLHLDCAISFVRDGLMIVSMDSLANGLPEELKNWDKIEVSYKDAQDLAVNGLPISSKVYVTDIAFKNTIGKELEKRGIKVEYVDYEISRSFGGAFRCSTQPLLRTDS; from the coding sequence ATGAAAAAAAAGAGTTTGAAGTGGGTTGGATCAACAGCATTATCACTTGCACTGGTAGCTAGCATATTACCAGTGGCAGGGGCGACTGGTGTGTCTAAAGTTAATAGAGTTACGGAAGTGAATGGAACTGTGACTACAAAAAGTGAGAAAAACAATGTATATGTAGAGAGTGAATTCGCCACGCTAAAAAGAGTTGTATTGACACAATCTGAAGCTTTTATGCACTTCAATTTTGATGATTTTCCAGAAGGAGACATGCCTATGCCTGAAGGAGGCATGTCTATGAATACGGATCCGGTAGAGGCACAGAAAAAGTGGGAGAAAGAGCGTGAAGACCTTAAAAAAATTCTTGAAAAATACGGGGTTGAGGTTCAACGTCCACGCCTTTTAAATGAAAAAGAAAAACAACTAGGGGCTGTGAAAGATGGCATTACAGGTGGCGAAGGAGTAACTAATTTCTTTGTCAGAGATCCATTCTTCACAATCGGAAATCATCTAATTGAAGGTTCATTTAAATCGGCTTACCGGAGACTTGAGGTTTTACCTGTTAGAAGTATTCTGGATAAGGAAGCAGCCCAAAATAACGTTCCGCATGTAGCTGTCCCACAACCAGACGTTTCTAAAGGAATCAACTCTGCTGCCGGTCCTTACCTTGAAGGTGGAGATATCCTCGTGTATGGAAAGACTGTATTCGTCGGTAATTCTGGTCTAGCTTCAAACAAAGCCGGTATTGATTGGCTCAGAAACTATTTGACACCATCAGGGTATAAGGTGGTTGAGGTGAAGCTAGAGCCTGGCACATTGCACCTGGATTGTGCTATCAGTTTTGTAAGAGATGGATTAATGATTGTTAGCATGGATTCGTTAGCCAATGGGCTCCCAGAAGAACTTAAAAATTGGGACAAAATCGAAGTGAGTTACAAGGATGCTCAAGATTTGGCGGTAAATGGATTGCCAATCAGTAGCAAAGTATATGTTACGGACATTGCATTCAAAAATACAATTGGAAAAGAGCTTGAGAAAAGAGGAATCAAAGTAGAATATGTTGATTACGAAATTTCTCGTTCTTTCGGCGGAGCTTTCCGTTGCAGTACACAGCCATTGCTTCGCACGGATAGCTAA
- a CDS encoding VOC family protein, producing the protein MAVISVPSVCSLKPPVPISITSCSRVSGYAPYPDYPLPEEAKNLVMLLRLNIDGSNVMFSDVFQGSPFIAGNNISLSLVNADMDGIKAAFDKLKVGGTVVMELQETFWSKLYGGLTDKFGITWQFS; encoded by the coding sequence ATGGCTGTCATTAGCGTTCCGTCAGTATGTTCACTGAAACCACCAGTTCCTATAAGCATAACTTCCTGTAGTAGAGTTTCTGGCTATGCTCCTTATCCAGACTATCCGCTTCCTGAAGAAGCCAAAAATTTAGTTATGCTCTTAAGACTTAATATTGATGGAAGCAATGTAATGTTCTCTGATGTTTTTCAAGGTTCGCCATTTATTGCTGGAAATAATATAAGCCTTTCCTTAGTTAATGCTGACATGGATGGAATTAAAGCTGCATTCGATAAACTTAAAGTAGGCGGCACTGTAGTCATGGAGCTTCAAGAAACCTTTTGGTCCAAATTATACGGTGGCTTAACAGATAAATTCGGGATTACTTGGCAGTTTAGTTAA
- a CDS encoding AraC family transcriptional regulator — MTEPFSADFHDPSDLLHIEYDRRIGYFSMTDDHLHDHYELYYLLSGERIYFIKDRTYRVKAGDLVFVDRNTVHKTLESGMPDHERMVLYMKPELFATMAISGELVEGLKEPFCWEIPIVRFPSQVTEVLERMVSEMVDEMLCPQPGSNQLLRHRAIELLLHAYRNQHLGRLSSDDREPVLHPKTQAVVRYLNENYQKPLTLPEVAAMFRISPHYLSRLFKQTTGFTFSDYLNLLRVKEAQRLLRESEESITDIAWLAGFSNFSHFGKMFKRTVQVSPRVYRQEYKESGSVRTIKEGENIR; from the coding sequence ATGACAGAACCTTTCAGTGCAGATTTTCATGATCCCTCGGACTTACTGCACATCGAATATGATCGTCGCATTGGATATTTCTCGATGACGGATGACCATCTGCATGATCATTATGAGTTATATTACCTGTTGTCTGGTGAGCGTATCTATTTCATTAAGGACCGGACCTACCGGGTAAAGGCTGGTGATCTGGTGTTTGTTGACCGAAATACGGTTCATAAAACATTGGAGAGTGGCATGCCTGACCATGAACGGATGGTACTCTATATGAAGCCTGAGCTTTTTGCAACCATGGCTATTTCCGGGGAGTTAGTTGAAGGCTTGAAGGAACCCTTTTGCTGGGAGATTCCTATTGTAAGGTTTCCATCTCAAGTCACTGAGGTTCTAGAACGGATGGTTAGCGAAATGGTGGATGAAATGCTTTGTCCTCAACCTGGAAGCAACCAGTTGCTCCGTCACCGGGCTATTGAATTGTTGCTGCATGCCTATCGTAATCAACACTTGGGCAGGTTAAGCTCCGATGATCGTGAGCCGGTTCTTCATCCCAAGACACAGGCAGTTGTACGTTACCTGAATGAGAACTATCAGAAACCACTGACATTACCGGAGGTGGCGGCCATGTTTCGCATTAGTCCGCATTATCTGAGTCGATTGTTCAAACAAACGACGGGGTTTACCTTCAGTGATTATCTGAATCTGTTACGGGTGAAGGAAGCACAGCGTTTACTGCGAGAAAGTGAAGAATCCATTACAGACATCGCCTGGCTTGCGGGGTTCAGTAACTTCTCTCATTTTGGCAAGATGTTCAAACGTACCGTTCAGGTATCACCAAGAGTTTATAGGCAGGAATACAAGGAATCGGGTTCCGTGAGGACCATAAAAGAGGGAGAGAATATACGATGA
- a CDS encoding aminoglycoside phosphotransferase family protein, producing the protein MERIGQGRTAEIYAYSNEHIMKLYRMDFPHEAVQNEFRISELAFKKGLPVPQAVSLIEHTTSRAGIVFERIQGITLLSLIIQQPELLEQLAFKMADCHYRLHCERDDEGTLPLQKQILSGAIHNVQLLSEDDQARVLSYLTTLPDQQQICHGDFHPDNVMLSEAGDQYWVIDWMTGMSGDPAGDVARSWVILMSATLPEDTDPAIRMGFETARESLVEFYIHHYMQLSGITREAIESWMLPVAAARLDEDLPAQEVEQLLKFVQERIRRLDESNYFIKKDR; encoded by the coding sequence ATGGAACGAATCGGTCAAGGAAGAACTGCGGAAATCTATGCGTATTCGAACGAGCACATTATGAAGTTATATCGAATGGATTTTCCTCACGAAGCCGTCCAGAATGAATTTAGAATAAGTGAGTTGGCATTCAAAAAAGGACTCCCCGTCCCACAGGCAGTATCCTTAATAGAACATACTACATCGCGAGCAGGCATCGTTTTTGAGCGAATCCAGGGGATTACCCTGTTATCTCTTATCATTCAGCAACCGGAGTTACTAGAGCAGCTGGCGTTTAAAATGGCTGACTGCCATTACAGACTTCATTGCGAGCGAGATGATGAAGGAACACTCCCCTTACAGAAGCAGATTTTATCTGGAGCGATTCACAATGTTCAATTATTGTCGGAGGACGATCAAGCGCGAGTCCTTTCTTACTTAACAACATTGCCTGATCAACAACAGATCTGTCATGGCGATTTTCACCCTGATAATGTTATGCTCAGTGAGGCTGGCGATCAATACTGGGTCATTGATTGGATGACTGGTATGTCGGGTGATCCTGCGGGTGATGTGGCTCGAAGCTGGGTAATATTAATGAGTGCCACATTGCCGGAAGATACAGATCCTGCTATACGAATGGGGTTTGAAACGGCTCGTGAATCGCTGGTCGAATTTTACATCCACCATTATATGCAACTTTCCGGGATTACACGTGAAGCAATAGAGTCCTGGATGCTGCCAGTTGCTGCCGCGCGTCTTGACGAGGATTTGCCCGCTCAAGAGGTGGAACAGTTACTCAAGTTTGTTCAGGAACGAATTCGTCGGTTAGACGAATCTAATTATTTTATTAAAAAGGATAGATAA
- a CDS encoding ABC transporter substrate-binding protein, which produces MVGLVKGFKGWTITLLLMSLVISGCSTNTATNAEQTPATESAASGENTTETETEPATRVVQDEFGDVTIPVQPQRIAGIYVEDYLKALDIKPVVQWYNPMWGVQDYLGLDVPQFDTTGSIEALLEYDPDLIIVDGGVDMEKYEMYSKVAPTYRLPESVLQDSNQILKTIADVVGKPDKGEEVAAAFEAKIAEAKAKLQEAVGDETVAVVRLNVNDDTLALFGVKNRFTGFIYSELGLTPHPLVSKMEEYQEILSEEAVPQLDADHLIIFPSNGEWSSPENKEALKVLDSKLWKYLPAVKNNQVYIMERSHWQSGAITANSMKIDDLLEKMTP; this is translated from the coding sequence ATGGTAGGTTTAGTTAAAGGTTTCAAAGGGTGGACGATTACATTACTGCTCATGAGTCTGGTTATTTCAGGATGTAGTACAAATACCGCTACGAATGCGGAACAGACTCCTGCAACTGAGAGTGCAGCCTCTGGAGAAAATACTACTGAAACCGAGACAGAGCCTGCTACACGGGTTGTACAGGATGAATTTGGAGATGTGACGATTCCGGTTCAACCACAGCGGATTGCTGGAATATATGTGGAAGATTATCTGAAGGCGCTCGATATTAAACCTGTAGTGCAGTGGTATAATCCGATGTGGGGTGTACAGGATTATTTAGGACTGGATGTTCCTCAATTTGATACCACAGGGAGCATTGAAGCTTTGTTGGAGTATGATCCGGATCTCATCATTGTAGATGGTGGGGTAGATATGGAGAAATATGAGATGTACTCCAAGGTGGCACCGACGTATCGTCTGCCTGAGAGCGTACTGCAGGATTCGAACCAAATTTTGAAAACCATTGCCGATGTTGTAGGTAAACCGGACAAGGGTGAAGAAGTTGCTGCGGCATTTGAGGCCAAGATTGCAGAGGCTAAGGCGAAGCTGCAGGAAGCAGTTGGAGACGAGACGGTCGCAGTTGTCCGGCTGAATGTTAACGATGACACACTGGCTTTGTTCGGTGTGAAGAATCGATTTACCGGATTTATTTATTCCGAGCTTGGTCTAACACCTCATCCTCTGGTTAGCAAGATGGAAGAATATCAGGAAATTCTGTCTGAAGAGGCCGTGCCGCAACTTGATGCAGATCATCTTATTATTTTCCCTTCCAATGGTGAATGGTCTTCTCCTGAGAACAAGGAAGCCTTGAAGGTACTTGACAGCAAATTGTGGAAATATCTTCCTGCGGTTAAGAACAATCAGGTATATATAATGGAAAGATCACATTGGCAATCAGGTGCGATTACAGCAAATTCCATGAAAATTGATGATCTCTTGGAAAAAATGACTCCATAA
- a CDS encoding class I SAM-dependent methyltransferase: MLHSLKAIQSYKSGNTPEAQQLWLQLLAAAEKPHINLERIHSIAELEGTNPVLDYTERTLHVLEELQVSFWVREILEDVLIWSETAKAGSREQRRVWQRQGVNLFVHNVGSAQLYDLYAVAEHLDNDIGKTKETSINQPGSPGDALSKNVDISEHDALNTHTPRHEIIRTLIATHGLIGQYIRGEIPFAENASLHALIVKGWLTTDELHTILMALNECIIAGVDRALWNQVQAEVQRIVDWIIAGPDHEDWSVKERLSRLRSSSIRQGEAMDTAYARLQTELDVEQALAPLAHRTLWYVESAMQDFSLQEMVKVFLLTLRSESMHPTSMESRSEIVRHISFEPLMNTMYYDYKGVKKLNIYKKRMIEKYLEQYAWEQITAGEQIVYPHLTHRIERHADLPDTLFVTFEFSPAAEKLIAFCIEAEKSPLYEKAVLLLFDLFGLRRDAYDRFHNEETYLSDMNSSGDYKKVLLDYIVGKRVLDIGPGGGILLDLIEQEKPEVEPIGIDISANVIEALERKKQREGHRWQVMKGDALQLEQYVQPGTVDTVIFSSILHELYSYIELDGRRFNSDTVVAALRSSFRVLSPGGRILIRDGIMSEPEAQKRRIRFQEPDGMRWLERYAEDFQGRAIQYERISDNEAVLPINDAMEFLYTYTWGEEAYVHEIQEQFGIFTPTAYENCIREALGEQAEIITFEHFLQKGYTEALGERMIFMKENGEPAPLPDSTCLIVIEKKKGLAAG; encoded by the coding sequence ATGCTGCATTCATTAAAGGCCATACAATCATACAAGTCAGGTAATACGCCGGAAGCCCAGCAGCTATGGCTGCAACTGCTGGCAGCAGCGGAGAAACCCCATATTAACCTCGAACGCATTCATTCCATTGCCGAACTTGAGGGAACAAATCCGGTACTGGACTACACCGAGCGTACACTGCATGTGTTGGAGGAGCTTCAGGTTTCTTTTTGGGTGCGAGAAATTCTGGAAGACGTATTAATCTGGTCAGAGACGGCGAAGGCCGGATCACGGGAACAGCGGCGGGTATGGCAAAGGCAGGGCGTTAACTTGTTTGTACACAACGTGGGGTCCGCTCAGTTATATGACTTATACGCAGTGGCAGAGCACCTGGATAATGACATCGGTAAGACCAAAGAGACGAGTATAAATCAACCTGGTTCTCCGGGCGATGCCTTAAGTAAGAATGTGGATATAAGCGAGCATGATGCGCTGAATACACACACTCCAAGGCATGAGATTATACGTACTCTAATTGCTACGCATGGACTTATTGGTCAATACATACGCGGCGAGATTCCATTTGCCGAGAATGCTTCGCTCCACGCCTTGATCGTCAAAGGATGGCTTACTACAGATGAGTTGCACACCATACTGATGGCACTAAATGAGTGCATTATCGCAGGTGTTGATCGAGCGTTATGGAATCAGGTTCAGGCTGAGGTGCAGCGAATTGTAGACTGGATTATCGCTGGACCGGATCATGAAGACTGGAGCGTGAAGGAACGGTTATCCCGCTTAAGAAGTTCATCCATTCGGCAGGGAGAAGCTATGGATACGGCTTACGCCAGGCTCCAAACGGAACTGGATGTAGAACAGGCGCTGGCTCCGCTGGCTCATCGCACATTATGGTATGTGGAGTCGGCCATGCAGGATTTCTCGTTGCAGGAGATGGTGAAAGTGTTCCTGTTGACGCTTCGCAGCGAGAGTATGCATCCCACATCCATGGAGAGCCGATCTGAAATCGTTCGGCATATCAGCTTCGAACCATTGATGAATACGATGTATTACGACTACAAGGGCGTCAAGAAGCTCAATATTTACAAGAAACGAATGATTGAGAAATATTTGGAACAGTATGCATGGGAACAGATTACGGCAGGAGAGCAGATTGTTTATCCTCATCTAACACATCGCATTGAGCGTCATGCGGATCTGCCGGATACACTGTTTGTGACCTTTGAATTTTCTCCAGCAGCGGAGAAGCTGATTGCATTCTGTATTGAAGCAGAAAAGTCGCCGTTATACGAGAAGGCTGTACTGCTGTTATTTGACCTGTTCGGATTACGCCGGGATGCCTATGATCGTTTCCATAACGAAGAGACGTATTTGTCCGATATGAACAGCTCCGGTGATTATAAAAAAGTACTGCTCGACTATATCGTTGGTAAACGGGTACTGGATATCGGTCCAGGTGGAGGAATTCTGCTGGATCTGATTGAGCAGGAAAAACCGGAAGTGGAGCCGATTGGTATCGATATCTCGGCCAATGTCATTGAAGCGCTGGAACGCAAAAAACAGCGCGAGGGACATCGCTGGCAAGTTATGAAGGGGGATGCCCTGCAACTGGAGCAATATGTGCAGCCGGGCACAGTAGATACGGTTATTTTTTCATCCATTCTGCATGAATTATATTCCTATATTGAACTGGACGGTCGAAGATTTAATTCAGATACGGTTGTAGCAGCGCTGAGAAGTTCATTCCGTGTGCTGTCACCTGGAGGAAGAATTCTGATTCGGGATGGGATCATGAGTGAACCGGAGGCACAGAAGCGCCGGATTCGTTTCCAGGAACCGGATGGGATGCGCTGGCTGGAGCGGTATGCAGAGGATTTTCAGGGACGTGCAATTCAATATGAGCGGATCTCAGACAATGAGGCCGTATTGCCGATCAACGATGCGATGGAATTTCTCTACACGTATACGTGGGGCGAAGAGGCCTATGTGCATGAAATTCAGGAACAGTTCGGTATATTCACGCCGACAGCCTATGAGAACTGTATTCGAGAAGCACTGGGTGAACAAGCCGAGATTATCACTTTCGAACATTTCCTTCAGAAGGGGTACACGGAAGCACTTGGAGAACGAATGATCTTCATGAAGGAAAATGGTGAACCTGCGCCTTTGCCAGACAGTACCTGCCTGATTGTCATTGAGAAGAAAAAAGGGTTGGCGGCTGGATGA
- a CDS encoding helix-turn-helix domain-containing protein, with translation MSSSHAIFVVTSGKGSIVCSDRESHLEKGMIMFVPAGTSVKIEGSPWTESELQYYKLDLMVAELSEETSNALSRRNTEEQQELSQSPDSPTLLPLMQLSYSPWSSCLEALEQILRQQVTGDWLEQWEVQLRFQEWFRALIRQSAPETEVPDDRVRLQSSIRYIGDHYDQTITVDELAADIGLTRASYTRQFKKITGKLPLEYVNAVRLERSKQLLQLTDDRIHEIAQNVGFSSEYYFGRRFKQYAGISPGLYRRHHRQEVRVFAPYLEDFVLALGVKPVLQCSHHSWGRQQYLGLDDVPEFDVSQQGAQFNVGNIPDFIMLDKGFDRWKLDRFEQVAPTFYVEHLGEDWRSILRSTADVLGKVNRVQDVIGAYEDKAMEGKSRLSRYMRGQTVAFLRISASDITLYGDQQGYVGPVIYQDLGLTPHSRVQQWTRHERRIFIGLDQLSQLHADHLLITFDTGNSAKLGDERELLDREEWKRLPAVKSGNVYEVDFMSWMNYGVISHGKKIDDILRYMG, from the coding sequence ATGTCGTCTTCACACGCTATATTTGTTGTAACGTCTGGGAAGGGTTCAATAGTTTGCTCAGATCGGGAATCTCATTTGGAAAAAGGAATGATTATGTTTGTTCCGGCTGGAACATCCGTTAAAATAGAAGGTTCGCCTTGGACAGAAAGTGAATTGCAGTATTATAAGCTTGATCTGATGGTGGCTGAGTTAAGCGAAGAGACTTCGAACGCTTTGTCTAGAAGAAACACGGAGGAGCAGCAGGAACTTTCCCAAAGTCCGGATTCTCCGACATTATTACCGCTTATGCAACTCAGTTACAGTCCGTGGAGTTCTTGTCTGGAAGCCTTGGAACAAATACTGCGTCAACAGGTCACTGGCGATTGGCTGGAGCAATGGGAGGTACAGCTTCGTTTTCAGGAGTGGTTTCGTGCCTTAATTCGCCAGAGTGCCCCCGAAACAGAGGTACCCGATGACCGTGTCCGTCTTCAAAGTTCAATTCGTTATATTGGCGACCACTATGATCAGACCATAACCGTGGATGAGCTCGCAGCAGATATTGGTCTAACAAGAGCCAGCTACACTCGGCAATTCAAAAAAATTACGGGCAAGCTCCCGCTTGAATATGTAAATGCGGTTCGGCTAGAGCGCTCGAAGCAACTATTGCAGCTCACGGATGATCGCATCCATGAAATTGCACAAAATGTGGGATTTAGCAGCGAGTATTATTTTGGTCGTCGGTTCAAGCAATACGCTGGTATTTCACCTGGGTTATACCGCCGTCATCACCGTCAAGAAGTTCGTGTCTTTGCTCCTTATCTGGAGGACTTTGTGTTGGCTCTTGGCGTAAAACCTGTACTGCAATGCTCCCATCATTCTTGGGGGAGACAGCAATATTTGGGGTTGGATGATGTACCCGAATTCGATGTAAGCCAGCAGGGTGCTCAATTTAATGTGGGCAACATACCTGACTTTATCATGCTGGACAAGGGATTTGATCGATGGAAACTGGACCGGTTTGAGCAGGTAGCACCTACATTTTACGTAGAACATCTGGGAGAAGATTGGCGCTCCATTCTGAGATCGACAGCTGATGTGTTGGGGAAGGTGAATCGGGTTCAAGATGTAATTGGTGCGTATGAGGACAAGGCAATGGAAGGTAAGAGTCGGTTATCACGTTATATGCGTGGCCAGACTGTAGCTTTTTTACGCATATCCGCTTCGGATATTACTCTCTATGGGGATCAGCAGGGATACGTTGGACCTGTAATTTATCAGGATCTTGGACTGACTCCGCACTCCCGTGTGCAGCAATGGACAAGACACGAGCGAAGGATTTTCATTGGATTGGACCAGTTAAGTCAGCTTCATGCGGATCACTTGTTGATTACATTTGACACTGGAAATTCTGCTAAACTTGGAGATGAGCGCGAACTGCTGGACAGAGAAGAGTGGAAACGTCTGCCTGCGGTGAAGAGTGGCAATGTGTATGAGGTGGATTTCATGTCGTGGATGAACTACGGTGTGATCTCTCACGGGAAGAAAATCGACGATATACTGCGGTATATGGGCTAA
- a CDS encoding histidine phosphatase family protein has protein sequence MMNEASTFLYFVRHAESRYVEGQERERGLTGQGHQDAGTVASLLHGEQIQLFYSSPYRRAVDTIQILADQSGGIVVTEEDLRERQLSSSDVKHHNFREAKQRLYRDPTYAYPGGESGEQARSRAVAVIEKILDKHVGHKVVIGTHGDVMTLILQHYDSSYGYDFWEKTTMPDIYKLQFDGTRKLVQVTRLWE, from the coding sequence ATGATGAATGAGGCCAGTACGTTTTTGTATTTTGTCAGACATGCGGAGTCTCGATATGTTGAAGGACAGGAACGCGAGCGTGGACTGACAGGGCAAGGTCATCAAGATGCGGGAACGGTTGCCAGTCTGCTCCATGGGGAGCAGATTCAACTGTTCTATTCTAGCCCTTACAGGCGCGCGGTGGATACGATTCAGATTCTGGCAGATCAGTCAGGTGGAATTGTGGTTACAGAGGAAGATTTGCGTGAACGCCAGTTGTCGAGTTCGGATGTGAAGCATCATAATTTTCGTGAAGCCAAGCAACGATTGTACCGTGATCCTACGTATGCGTATCCTGGAGGAGAGTCTGGTGAACAGGCTCGCTCAAGGGCAGTAGCGGTGATCGAGAAAATTTTGGATAAACATGTGGGTCACAAGGTAGTCATCGGAACCCATGGAGATGTCATGACGCTTATTTTACAACATTATGATTCTTCCTACGGGTATGATTTCTGGGAGAAGACTACGATGCCGGATATCTATAAGTTGCAGTTTGATGGAACGCGCAAGTTGGTGCAGGTCACCCGATTGTGGGAGTGA